Proteins from a genomic interval of Gadus morhua chromosome 21, gadMor3.0, whole genome shotgun sequence:
- the mtmr9 gene encoding myotubularin-related protein 9, which yields MEFAELIKTPRVDGVVLHRPFMPTVEGTLCLTGHHLILSSRQDNTEELWLLHSNIDSIEKRFLGSLGTIIVKCKDLRMIQLDIPGMEECLNIGSSIEALSTLDSVSLMYPYFYRPMFEVIEDGWNSFLPEDAFKDLEAMTDEWRLSEVNRDFRVCTTYPPLVAVPRDVDDDTLRKAAGFRHGGRFPVLSYYHKKNGMVMMRSGQPLTGTNGRRCKEDERLINATLRPGKRGYVIDTRTISVAQQAKARGGGFETEANYPQWRRIHKAIERSNVLQDSLVKLVEACNDQSHSMDRWLSKLEASNWQTHVKEILTTACLAAQCIDREGASVLVHGTEGTDSTLQVTSLAQIILDPACRTIQGFQGLVEREWLQAGHPFAQRCSMSAYSNSKPRHEAPGFLLFLDCVWQVLRQFPCSFQFTEQLLVLLFEHAYASQFGTFLGNSAAERVRLSLPEKTVSLWSWVNRPQEIDHLSNPLYEPNSLVIWPSVAPQSLLLWEGVFLRWNRSPRCQEEAHEEMVHIIEYNKELQNKVNSLRRQLAQLETQEPPLQTP from the exons ATGGAGTTTGCTGAGCTGATAAAGACCCCCCGGGTGGATGGGGTGGTCCTCCATCGTCCCTTCATGCCCACCGTAGAGGGGACCCTGTGCCTCACCGGACAccacctcatcctctcctccaggcaggaCAATACAGAAGAGCTGTGGCTGCTTCACTCCAACATCGACTCCATAGAGAAGAG GTTTCTTGGGTCTCTAGGAACTATCATTGTCAAATGTAAAGACCTGAGGATGATCCAACTAGACATTCCCGGCATGGAGGAGTGTCTGAACATCGGCAGCTCCATTGAG GCTCTCTCCACACTTGACTCCGTCTCCCTGATGTACCCCTATTTTTACCGGCCCATGTTCGAGGTGATTGAGGATGGCTGGAACTCATTCCTCCCAGAAGATGCCTTCAAAGACCTAGAGGCCATG ACTGACGAGTGGCGCCTGAGCGAGGTGAACCGGGACTTCAGGGTGTGCACCACGTATCCCCCGCTGGTGGCTGTGCCCAGGGATGTAGACGACGACACTCTTAGGAAAGCGGCCGGGTTTCGCCACGGCGGTCGCTTCCCAGTGCTTAGTTACTACCACAAGAAGAACGGAATG gtGATGATGCGGTCGGGGCAGCCTCTGACCGGCACCAACGGGCGGCGCTGCAAGGAGGACGAGAGGCTGATCAACGCCACGCTGCGGCCGGGCAAGCGCGGCTACGTCATCGACACGCGCACCATCAGCGTGGCCCAGCAGGCCAAGGCGCGCGGGGGGGGCTTCGAGACGGAGGCCAACTACCCCCAGTGGAGGAGGATCCACAAGGCCATCGAGAG GTCCAACGTGCTCCAGGACAGCCTGGTCAAGCTGGTGGAGGCCTGCAATGACCAGTCCCACAGCATGGACCGCTGGCTCAGCAAGCTGGAGGCGTCCAACTGGCAGACCCACGTCAAGGAGATCCTGACCACCGCCTGCCTGGCCGCGCAGTGCATCGACCG GGAGGGTGCGTCGGTGCTGGTCCATGGGACGGAGGGGACGGACTCCACTCTGCAGGTCACCTCCCTGGCCCAGATCATCCTGGACCCGGCCTGCAGAACCATACAAGGCTTCCAGGGGTTGGTGGAGAGGGAGTGGCTCCAG gCGGGCCACCCCTTCGCCCAGCGCTGCTCCATGTCGGCCTACTCCAACAGCAAGCCGCGCCACGAGGCGCCGGGGTTCCTGCTGTTCCTGGACTGCGTGTGGCAGGTCCTGCGGCAGttcccctgctccttccagttCACCGAgcagctgctggtgctgctttTCGAGCACGCCTACGCCTCCCAGTTCGGCACCTTCCTGGGCAACAGTGCGGCCGAGAG GGTCAGGCTGTCTCTGCCTGAGAAGACGGTGTCTCTCTGGTCGTGGGTGAACCGGCCCCAGGAGATCGACCACCTGAGCAACCCGCTGTACGAGCCCAACAGCCTGGTGATCTGGCCCTCGGTGGCCCCCCAGAGCCTGCTGCTGTGGGAAG GGGTGTTCCTCCGCTGGAACCGCTCGCCCCGCTGCCAGGAGGAGGCCCACGAGGAGATGGTGCACATCATAGAGTACAACAAGGAGCTGCAGAACAAGGTGAACAGCCTCCGCAGACAGCTGGCCCAGCTGGAGACCCAGGAGCCCCCGTTGCAGACCCCCTGA